One genomic window of Mogibacterium diversum includes the following:
- the ppk1 gene encoding polyphosphate kinase 1, which yields MSELYLEGFTQNRDLSWLKFNERVLNEAANTMNPILERVKFRLIYEKNLAEFIRVRIGSLNNIRKVDSLTRDTMSGLNSDEQIHYIWREIRTINEKAEMITEQIYKELREIGVHCGSYKDLTESDYDFVDGQFLMKFSSSFKPQFVDKSDISENIKDSHQYILIDTSVDNIRKLMIVEIPESLLKGVIVRNSYGINLLLPLELIRLYLNNICFPFEPKGFIAFTAFRNADIDFEYDNFNLGTGAIERIKKMLDKRGNSEFVGAFAYSECIDNSLYDCLKDILKLPNEELVLCSNIPSLSHLGSLKEHLSRHIVLNNSFPELRKTNSEKKVRANIIDLIMERDLLDAYPYDSMDNLLELLREAASHSKVKEIKISIYRMTSHPRIIEYLIKAANNGKRVRVLIELRARFDEANNVDWAKKLKDSGCEVYYGTKRFKSHFKACQIVFKKSFSKIGEQEIITQVGTGNYNETTAHQYTDFSILTSNRILGEEVSILFDNAIDGIIDNQFRYIITSPSCMRKRLIELIERECAKGSKGRIFIKVNSLSDRYIVEKLSEASQAGVKVRMIVRGICTILPGVEEYTDNIQIISIVGRFLEHSRVYIFGSGSDERVYISSADIMNRNMDKRFELAFPITDETCIAKIKLIMRMNMMDNARAKYFLSDGRYVNIASNGIMFDSQERLLKEFGGHNQREGQ from the coding sequence ATGAGTGAGCTTTATCTTGAAGGGTTTACACAGAACCGAGATCTCTCGTGGCTTAAGTTTAACGAGAGAGTATTAAATGAAGCTGCAAATACCATGAATCCGATTCTTGAAAGAGTAAAATTTAGATTGATTTACGAAAAAAATTTAGCAGAATTTATACGGGTACGTATTGGTAGTTTGAACAATATTAGAAAGGTTGATTCGCTAACACGAGACACAATGTCCGGTCTTAATTCAGATGAGCAGATTCATTACATATGGCGTGAGATACGTACAATTAATGAAAAAGCTGAAATGATAACTGAACAGATATACAAAGAACTGAGAGAAATAGGTGTGCACTGCGGTTCTTATAAAGATTTAACGGAATCTGATTACGACTTTGTTGATGGGCAGTTTCTTATGAAGTTTTCATCGAGTTTTAAGCCGCAATTTGTTGATAAAAGCGATATTTCGGAAAACATAAAAGATAGTCATCAGTATATTCTTATTGATACTTCTGTAGATAATATCAGAAAACTGATGATAGTTGAAATTCCAGAGTCGCTTTTAAAAGGTGTAATTGTTCGCAATTCGTATGGTATTAATTTATTACTTCCTTTAGAGCTTATTAGATTGTATCTGAATAATATATGTTTCCCATTTGAACCAAAAGGGTTTATAGCTTTTACGGCTTTTAGAAATGCTGATATTGACTTTGAATATGACAATTTCAATCTTGGAACTGGCGCAATAGAACGAATAAAAAAGATGCTTGATAAGCGTGGAAATTCAGAGTTTGTAGGAGCATTTGCATATTCCGAATGTATTGATAATAGTCTCTATGATTGCTTGAAAGATATTCTTAAGCTTCCAAATGAGGAATTAGTTCTTTGTTCCAATATTCCGTCGTTAAGTCACCTAGGCTCCTTAAAGGAGCACCTATCAAGGCACATAGTTTTGAATAACTCATTTCCTGAATTACGTAAAACAAATTCTGAGAAAAAGGTTAGAGCCAATATTATAGATCTGATAATGGAAAGGGATTTGCTCGATGCATATCCTTATGATTCAATGGATAACTTGCTTGAACTTTTAAGAGAAGCTGCGAGCCATAGTAAAGTCAAAGAAATAAAAATCAGTATTTATAGAATGACCAGTCATCCTAGAATTATCGAATATTTGATAAAAGCTGCTAATAATGGTAAGCGTGTTAGAGTACTTATTGAACTCAGGGCTAGGTTTGACGAGGCCAATAACGTAGATTGGGCAAAAAAACTTAAAGATTCTGGATGTGAAGTATATTACGGAACTAAGCGATTTAAGTCGCATTTTAAGGCATGTCAGATTGTCTTTAAAAAGTCATTTAGTAAAATTGGAGAGCAAGAAATCATTACGCAGGTTGGAACCGGAAATTATAACGAAACTACAGCACACCAGTATACTGATTTTTCAATTCTAACATCAAACCGTATACTTGGTGAGGAGGTTTCAATTCTATTCGATAATGCCATCGATGGGATTATTGATAATCAATTTAGATATATAATTACATCACCTTCTTGTATGAGGAAGCGTCTTATTGAGTTAATTGAGCGTGAATGTGCAAAGGGATCTAAAGGAAGAATTTTTATAAAAGTAAATTCACTTTCAGACCGTTACATCGTAGAAAAGCTATCTGAGGCATCACAGGCTGGTGTTAAAGTTCGCATGATAGTTAGAGGAATTTGTACAATCCTGCCTGGTGTAGAAGAATACACCGATAATATTCAAATAATAAGCATTGTAGGTAGGTTCTTAGAGCATTCTCGCGTATATATATTCGGAAGTGGCTCAGATGAACGTGTGTATATTTCATCGGCGGATATTATGAACAGAAATATGGATAAACGTTTTGAGCTAGCTTTCCCTATAACAGATGAAACTTGTATTGCGAAGATAAAGTTAATTATGCGGATGAATATGATGGATAACGCCAGGGCTAAGTACTTTCTTTCAGATGGGAGATATGTTAATATCGCATCTAATGGTATAATGTTCGACAGTCAGGAGAGGCTCTTAAAGGAATTTGGAGGTCACAATCAAAGGGAGGGACAATGA
- a CDS encoding Ppx/GppA phosphatase family protein, whose amino-acid sequence MYVIIDIGSNTIRMAVYNIGNDKSFSQIMSNKISCGIAGYINDNEMSAEGVEVMIDALKQFRIAVDGMSNVLVFAIATASIRELKNKKEIVARIKDEVGFEVDVITGQDEARYDYYGIMKDIGDATGMLTDCGGGSTEISIFTGDEIIFADTMPIGSLNAYHRHVAEIFPTKEELSSIKKETEKLLLKLRIPKDVKASPGHVYAIGGTVRATCKLANKLLDRSKSTATLSAREYDELFELYFTNQRDFIRTLLKVKPERVQSLVTGMCIQKTIMDKLGYDEITVSESGVREGFLMKKLEDLNNN is encoded by the coding sequence ATGTACGTAATAATTGATATTGGTTCTAACACGATAAGAATGGCGGTTTATAACATAGGGAATGATAAGTCTTTCAGTCAGATTATGAGCAACAAGATTTCATGTGGAATTGCTGGATATATAAATGATAATGAGATGAGTGCAGAAGGAGTAGAAGTTATGATTGATGCACTCAAACAGTTTAGGATTGCAGTAGACGGAATGTCTAATGTCCTCGTATTTGCAATAGCTACTGCAAGCATAAGGGAACTTAAGAATAAAAAAGAAATTGTCGCACGCATCAAGGATGAAGTTGGATTTGAAGTAGATGTAATAACGGGTCAGGATGAGGCTAGATACGATTACTACGGCATAATGAAGGATATCGGAGATGCTACTGGAATGCTTACAGATTGTGGTGGAGGTAGCACAGAAATATCTATATTTACAGGGGATGAGATAATTTTTGCTGATACCATGCCTATAGGATCTCTCAATGCTTATCACCGACATGTAGCTGAGATATTTCCTACAAAAGAAGAGTTATCATCGATTAAGAAAGAAACTGAGAAGCTTCTTTTGAAGCTGCGTATTCCAAAAGATGTTAAAGCTTCACCTGGGCATGTATATGCGATTGGAGGTACTGTCAGGGCCACATGCAAGCTCGCAAATAAGCTTTTGGATAGGAGCAAGAGTACGGCTACACTTTCTGCAAGAGAGTATGACGAGCTGTTTGAACTATATTTTACTAATCAAAGGGACTTTATCAGAACGTTACTCAAAGTAAAGCCAGAGCGTGTTCAGTCGCTTGTCACAGGGATGTGTATACAGAAGACGATTATGGATAAACTAGGTTACGATGAAATAACTGTCTCCGAATCGGGAGTAAGAGAGGGATTTCTGATGAAAAAGCTGGAAGATTTGAATAATAATTAA
- the ileS gene encoding isoleucine--tRNA ligase produces the protein MFENLSEKSVADIQEEQVQHWSDIDLLHLCVKEREGDPSFVFYEGPPTANGKPGIHHVMARTLKDSINRYKTMQGFQVKRKAGWDTHGLPVEIEVEKQLGMSGKNDIEKYGIKEFNEKCRESVFKYTSLWREMSEKMAYLADMDDPYITYDNNYIESAWWIIKKFFDAGLIYEGHKVLPYCARCGTGLASHEVAQGYKEDPVLTVTCKFKRRDRENEYFLAWTTTPWTLPSNILITVGPEVVYVRAKMLEGEEEGNIFYVAKNLADKVLGEGKYEVLEEMTGKDLEYVPYEPLSTFVYGEDLDNVKGFYVATADYVTVEDGTGLVHTAYAFGEDDYNTCRKYGVDFAEPVDEKGCFTTTPWEGRFVMEEGLDVEILKYFAAEDKVFAKQKMVHNYPHCWRCDTPLVYYSKPGWYIEMTKLRDNLVANNNTVNWYPPYVGEKRFGNWIADVKDWNISRSRYWGTPIPIWRCECGHLESAGSRAELAEKAVEDVNPDTIELHRPYVDDIHFKCPCCGKTMERIPEVMDCWFDSGAMPYAQWHYPFENADRFEKELFPADFICEGIDQTRGWFYSLMAISTFIMDRAPYKNVLVNDLILDAKGKKMSKHVGNTVDPFDMMSKYGADVIRWYLVSVSPAWTPTKFDEEGVKDVQSKFFGTLRNIYNFFVLYSNMDDLDPASLDVPYENRPELDRWIISRYNRLVANVTEYMDEYDHMKTVRAINDFVVEDFSNWYIRRARRRFYAEGMTDDKKSVYATTYEVLLGVIKMIAPIAPFISDEMYVKLTGEKTVHIAHFPTSNGNLIDEKTEERMGLVKTLVNLGRGTREKERLKVRQPLSEVIVDGKYEELISDLVPLITEELNVKNVVFENDLDKYMNFAVKPDFKAAGPVLGKDIKEFAGKLAKLDAKELIADVSAGPVKLELGGKEYEITEDFLDVRISAKDGFVVGMENNVFTILDTTLTPELVNEGYVREVISKVQQLRKQNDFEMLDHITISFEADEEVKAAVLDAADHIKEETLADSLVEASGLEKFDINGHKTGLAVAKC, from the coding sequence ATGTTTGAAAACTTATCTGAGAAATCAGTAGCAGATATTCAAGAAGAACAGGTTCAGCATTGGTCTGACATAGATCTTCTGCATCTCTGCGTAAAGGAACGAGAGGGAGATCCTAGTTTCGTATTCTATGAGGGACCTCCAACAGCTAATGGTAAGCCTGGTATACACCATGTAATGGCGAGAACATTGAAGGATTCAATCAATAGATATAAGACGATGCAGGGATTTCAGGTTAAGCGTAAGGCTGGTTGGGATACTCATGGTCTTCCTGTTGAAATAGAGGTAGAGAAGCAACTTGGTATGTCCGGAAAGAACGATATCGAGAAGTACGGAATCAAGGAATTTAACGAAAAGTGTCGTGAGTCAGTATTTAAGTACACTAGTCTTTGGCGTGAAATGTCAGAGAAGATGGCGTATCTTGCTGATATGGATGATCCATACATCACGTATGACAACAACTATATCGAATCTGCTTGGTGGATTATAAAGAAGTTTTTTGATGCCGGGCTCATCTATGAGGGACACAAGGTTCTCCCTTACTGTGCAAGATGTGGAACCGGTCTTGCTTCTCATGAGGTAGCACAGGGGTACAAAGAAGATCCAGTTCTTACTGTAACCTGTAAGTTCAAGCGCAGAGATAGAGAAAATGAGTATTTCCTAGCTTGGACAACAACACCATGGACACTTCCTTCTAACATTTTAATTACAGTTGGTCCAGAGGTTGTATATGTAAGAGCTAAGATGCTTGAGGGCGAAGAAGAGGGAAATATCTTCTACGTTGCAAAGAACCTCGCAGACAAGGTCCTAGGTGAGGGCAAGTACGAAGTACTTGAAGAGATGACCGGCAAGGACCTAGAATATGTACCTTATGAACCCCTTTCAACGTTTGTATATGGAGAAGACCTTGATAATGTAAAAGGCTTTTATGTTGCAACTGCAGATTACGTTACTGTTGAAGATGGTACTGGCCTCGTACACACTGCATATGCATTTGGTGAAGATGACTATAATACTTGTCGCAAGTATGGTGTAGACTTTGCAGAGCCCGTAGATGAGAAGGGCTGCTTTACGACGACTCCATGGGAAGGTCGTTTTGTAATGGAAGAAGGTCTTGATGTTGAGATACTCAAGTATTTCGCTGCAGAGGATAAGGTGTTTGCAAAGCAAAAGATGGTTCACAATTATCCACATTGCTGGAGATGCGATACACCACTAGTTTACTATTCTAAGCCAGGTTGGTATATCGAGATGACTAAGCTTAGAGATAATTTAGTTGCTAATAACAATACTGTAAATTGGTATCCACCATACGTTGGAGAAAAACGTTTCGGTAACTGGATTGCAGACGTTAAAGACTGGAATATCTCTAGATCTAGATACTGGGGAACTCCAATTCCAATATGGAGATGTGAGTGCGGTCATCTTGAGAGTGCAGGAAGCCGTGCAGAACTTGCCGAAAAAGCTGTTGAGGATGTAAATCCTGATACAATCGAGCTTCATAGACCTTATGTAGACGACATTCACTTCAAGTGCCCATGCTGCGGCAAGACTATGGAGAGAATTCCTGAGGTTATGGACTGCTGGTTTGACTCAGGCGCTATGCCTTATGCACAGTGGCATTATCCATTCGAGAATGCGGATAGATTTGAGAAAGAATTGTTCCCAGCAGACTTTATCTGCGAAGGTATTGACCAGACTAGAGGATGGTTCTATTCATTGATGGCTATTTCAACATTTATTATGGATAGAGCACCATATAAGAATGTTCTTGTTAATGACCTTATCCTCGATGCAAAGGGTAAGAAGATGTCTAAGCATGTAGGAAATACTGTAGATCCATTCGATATGATGAGCAAGTATGGTGCAGACGTAATTCGCTGGTATCTCGTTTCCGTATCGCCTGCTTGGACTCCAACTAAGTTCGATGAAGAAGGTGTTAAAGACGTACAGAGCAAGTTCTTCGGAACACTTAGAAATATATATAATTTCTTTGTGCTATACTCCAATATGGATGACTTAGATCCAGCAAGTCTTGATGTTCCATATGAGAATAGACCTGAACTCGATAGATGGATCATTTCAAGATACAATAGACTCGTTGCTAATGTAACTGAGTATATGGACGAATATGATCACATGAAGACAGTAAGAGCTATCAACGATTTTGTCGTTGAAGACTTCTCAAACTGGTATATAAGAAGAGCTAGAAGAAGATTTTATGCGGAGGGAATGACTGACGATAAGAAGAGCGTATATGCTACAACATATGAAGTTCTTCTTGGTGTAATCAAGATGATTGCTCCGATTGCACCATTCATCTCAGATGAGATGTACGTTAAGCTAACCGGTGAAAAGACAGTTCATATCGCTCATTTCCCAACTTCAAACGGTAATCTAATCGATGAGAAGACTGAAGAGAGGATGGGGCTAGTAAAGACTCTAGTTAACCTCGGAAGAGGAACAAGAGAGAAGGAGAGACTCAAGGTTAGACAGCCTCTAAGCGAAGTGATTGTTGACGGTAAGTATGAAGAGCTAATCAGTGACCTTGTGCCTCTGATCACGGAGGAGCTCAACGTTAAGAACGTTGTGTTTGAGAATGATCTTGATAAGTATATGAACTTTGCTGTAAAGCCTGATTTCAAGGCTGCAGGACCAGTGCTTGGCAAGGATATAAAGGAATTTGCAGGAAAGCTAGCGAAGCTTGATGCGAAGGAACTCATCGCTGATGTTTCAGCTGGTCCTGTAAAGCTTGAACTAGGCGGAAAAGAATATGAAATCACAGAAGATTTCCTAGATGTAAGAATTTCAGCAAAGGATGGTTTCGTCGTAGGAATGGAAAACAATGTGTTCACTATTCTTGATACGACTCTAACCCCAGAGCTTGTTAACGAAGGATACGTTCGTGAGGTTATATCCAAGGTTCAGCAGCTGCGTAAACAGAATGACTTTGAGATGCTAGACCATATAACCATCAGTTTTGAAGCAGATGAAGAAGTAAAGGCAGCGGTTCTTGATGCGGCTGACCACATCAAGGAGGAGACACTTGCTGATTCATTAGTTGAGGCTTCGGGTCTAGAGAAGTTCGATATCAACGGACACAAGACTGGTCTTGCGGTTGCAAAGTGCTAA
- a CDS encoding putative ABC transporter permease yields MIAGYILTDIAIFFLVYAVIGWITEVIYQAISKGIVVNRGFLNGPICPIYGFGSLFVILLVKALGLDHSSFTTDVQVFLLGMLLSTMLELVGGYALLKIFHARWWDYTSKPFNYHGYICLEFSIIWGFGILVVVRRIQPFVEVVFGGLGTSTFGIILLLIAYIAFISDFAVSVLITLGLNKRITRLDDMKKSMTEFSDLLSTRIGDDAINAKGKVDAYRAESTSFNAEIRDAAAERRAEVAKELADMKRDYELAREEFYKKMRKTKFFGTGRILKSYPDLRIVNHGEIVDKIKETLRYKTKS; encoded by the coding sequence ATGATAGCTGGATATATACTGACTGATATTGCAATATTTTTTCTTGTATATGCAGTAATCGGCTGGATTACAGAAGTTATTTATCAAGCAATCAGTAAAGGAATTGTCGTAAATAGAGGATTTTTAAATGGACCTATTTGTCCGATATACGGTTTTGGTTCGCTTTTTGTTATCCTTCTGGTAAAGGCGCTTGGATTAGACCATAGTTCATTTACTACAGATGTACAGGTGTTTCTCCTTGGTATGTTGCTATCCACAATGCTTGAGTTAGTCGGAGGATATGCGCTTTTAAAAATATTTCATGCTAGATGGTGGGATTATACTTCGAAACCATTTAATTATCATGGATATATTTGCCTAGAATTCAGCATTATATGGGGATTTGGAATTTTGGTTGTAGTGAGGCGAATACAGCCATTTGTTGAGGTAGTATTCGGGGGCCTGGGAACATCTACATTTGGGATAATATTGCTTCTTATAGCATATATTGCGTTTATTTCAGACTTCGCTGTTTCTGTACTTATCACGCTCGGACTTAACAAAAGGATTACGCGTCTTGATGATATGAAAAAATCGATGACTGAATTCAGTGACTTGCTCAGTACTAGAATAGGTGATGATGCCATAAATGCTAAGGGAAAGGTTGACGCTTATAGAGCCGAAAGCACCTCCTTCAACGCTGAAATTAGGGATGCAGCTGCAGAGAGAAGGGCTGAGGTTGCAAAGGAACTTGCAGATATGAAGAGAGACTATGAGCTTGCAAGAGAAGAATTTTATAAGAAGATGCGTAAGACTAAGTTCTTCGGGACTGGTAGAATTCTTAAATCTTACCCTGATCTAAGGATAGTCAATCACGGCGAAATCGTTGATAAAATCAAAGAAACTCTTAGGTATAAGACCAAATCATAG